Proteins encoded by one window of Superficieibacter sp. HKU1:
- a CDS encoding FAD-dependent oxidoreductase, which produces MKIFSQTDSRAFPSQTLRTDLLVAGGGLAGLCAALAAARAGIKVILIQDRPVLGGNASSEVRLWANGATSHMGNNNRWAREGGIMGEILEENLWRNKEGNPVMFDLLLLDMAQRQLGLTLLLNTAIFAVQKEARRITSVSAFNPINETFYEVSAAQFCDATGDGVLGYLAGAECREGAEDIDELGEKMAPGDNFGHKLGHSIYFYTRQTPAPVNFVPPSFALKDITAIPRYKRLTSTLNGCDLWWLEWGGRLDTVHESEEIKWELWKIVWGVWDHIKNSGEFPEAENMTIDWVGVIPGKRESRRFVGDHLLSQQDIIEQRDHYDAVGYGGWSIDLHPADGVYSTHDGCRQFHSKGTYTIPWRSLYSRSLDNLFLTGRLISASHVAFGSARVMCTCGLLGEVVGQAAAICQTQQLTPRELAQPDAIGTLQRQLQASGFYIPRQWLSDPARGASVQVSSELELSALPADGQWHSLAERMALLVPIQAGETLPELTFRLRSAHPRPLTIELLGSERAGNFTPELRYATCELQIDGERDYRCNFNWQSDRDQYLFIAFAAQSDVEIALTDCHLPGLMTVFNSLNARVAKHSRQVADGDYGVDEFDFWLPRRRPHQIMPALRFATPLRCFSAQNLLNGRLRPEQHTNAWVPDVDDPAPIVHWRWPQPITLSSLTLVQDNDFDNAMETVQMGHHHAVTPHCITHYRLWTDDILLAEVTDNRHSVCHHWLSSPREVQEVRLDVLATAGALPAIYSLNVR; this is translated from the coding sequence ATGAAAATCTTTAGCCAGACCGATAGCCGGGCTTTTCCCTCGCAGACGTTGCGTACTGATCTGCTGGTGGCAGGCGGCGGACTTGCCGGACTGTGCGCGGCGCTGGCCGCCGCCCGTGCCGGTATTAAGGTGATCCTGATTCAGGATCGCCCGGTACTGGGCGGAAATGCCTCCAGCGAGGTGCGCCTGTGGGCCAATGGCGCCACCTCGCATATGGGCAACAACAACCGCTGGGCGCGTGAGGGTGGGATCATGGGCGAGATCCTTGAGGAGAATCTGTGGCGTAACAAAGAAGGCAATCCGGTAATGTTCGATCTGCTGCTGCTGGACATGGCGCAGCGCCAGCTGGGGCTGACCCTGTTGCTGAACACCGCCATCTTCGCCGTACAAAAAGAGGCCAGGCGCATCACAAGCGTCAGCGCCTTTAACCCTATTAATGAAACCTTTTATGAGGTAAGCGCGGCACAGTTTTGCGATGCTACGGGCGACGGCGTGCTCGGCTATCTGGCCGGCGCAGAGTGTCGTGAAGGCGCGGAGGACATTGATGAACTCGGTGAAAAAATGGCGCCGGGCGATAATTTCGGGCATAAGCTGGGCCACTCTATCTACTTTTACACCCGGCAGACCCCCGCCCCGGTGAACTTCGTCCCGCCCTCTTTTGCCCTCAAGGATATCACCGCCATCCCGCGCTATAAGCGGCTGACCTCCACGCTCAACGGCTGTGACCTGTGGTGGCTGGAATGGGGAGGCCGACTGGACACGGTGCATGAAAGTGAAGAGATCAAATGGGAGCTGTGGAAGATCGTCTGGGGCGTCTGGGATCATATTAAAAACTCCGGCGAGTTTCCTGAGGCGGAAAACATGACGATTGACTGGGTGGGCGTGATCCCCGGCAAACGGGAGAGCCGCCGCTTTGTTGGCGATCATCTGCTGAGCCAGCAGGATATTATTGAGCAGCGCGACCATTATGATGCGGTCGGCTACGGCGGCTGGTCTATCGACCTCCATCCGGCCGACGGCGTATACAGCACTCATGATGGCTGTCGTCAGTTTCACAGTAAAGGTACCTATACGATCCCCTGGCGCAGCCTGTACAGCCGCTCGCTGGATAACCTGTTCCTGACGGGCCGCCTGATTTCTGCCTCCCACGTTGCCTTTGGCAGTGCCCGCGTGATGTGTACCTGTGGCCTGCTGGGAGAAGTCGTCGGCCAGGCCGCCGCCATTTGTCAGACGCAGCAGCTAACCCCGCGTGAGCTGGCGCAGCCGGACGCCATCGGCACGCTGCAACGCCAGCTTCAGGCCAGCGGCTTTTATATTCCACGCCAGTGGCTCAGCGATCCGGCGCGTGGCGCAAGCGTGCAGGTCAGCAGCGAGCTGGAACTGAGCGCGTTGCCGGCTGACGGCCAGTGGCATTCGCTGGCGGAGCGGATGGCGTTGCTGGTGCCGATTCAGGCCGGAGAGACGCTTCCTGAATTAACCTTTAGGCTGCGCAGTGCTCACCCCCGGCCGCTTACCATCGAGCTTCTCGGTAGCGAGCGCGCCGGTAACTTTACGCCGGAATTACGTTACGCCACCTGCGAATTGCAGATCGACGGCGAGCGCGACTACCGCTGCAATTTCAACTGGCAAAGCGACCGCGACCAGTACCTGTTTATCGCCTTTGCCGCACAGTCCGACGTGGAGATCGCCCTGACCGATTGCCATCTCCCCGGCCTGATGACCGTGTTTAACAGCCTCAATGCCAGAGTGGCAAAGCATTCGCGTCAGGTGGCCGACGGCGACTACGGCGTGGATGAATTTGATTTCTGGCTACCTCGCCGCCGTCCGCATCAAATAATGCCCGCCCTGCGTTTTGCCACGCCGCTGCGCTGCTTCAGCGCGCAAAACCTGCTCAACGGCCGCCTGCGTCCCGAACAGCACACAAATGCCTGGGTGCCTGACGTGGACGATCCTGCACCGATCGTGCACTGGCGCTGGCCACAGCCGATTACCCTCAGCAGCCTGACGCTGGTGCAGGATAACGATTTTGATAACGCCATGGAAACCGTGCAGATGGGACACCATCATGCGGTAACGCCGCATTGCATCACGCATTACCGTCTGTGGACGGACGATATTCTGCTGGCGGAAGTCACGGATAATCGTCATTCAGTCTGCCATCATTGGTTAAGCTCGCCGCGCGAAGTACAGGAGGTTCGCCTGGACGTTCTTGCCACCGCAGGCGCGTTACCGGCGATTTATTCGCTGAATGTTCGCTAA